From Corvus moneduloides isolate bCorMon1 chromosome 2, bCorMon1.pri, whole genome shotgun sequence, one genomic window encodes:
- the B3GALT5 gene encoding beta-1,3-galactosyltransferase 5: MKMRGTWLGVPVGHLLALGHRHRWRNMMDFRKFRLFVCLVGLSSASFWVLHSWPEFCVFCENSQGYIFPTETFRRLEGNFSLLPDVDCHKSPPFLVLLVASSFQQVDARMAIRHTWGKERTVAGKSLVTFFLLGSPVDPSQQASIAEESQRYRDIIQKNFTDTYYNLTLKTMMGMEWIHRFCSQSGFVMKTDTDVFVNVFYLTELLLRKKKTAGFFTGFLKLHEYPIRTRGSKWYVSREEYPGTTYPPFCSGTGYVLSSDVASQIYNISESVPFIKLEDVFIGLCLAKLKIQLEELHSEQTFFPERIRFSVPRFKKIVTCHEIKPSEQLSYWNRLVAGNQGGVL, encoded by the exons ATGAAGATGAGAGGAACCTGGCTGGGTGTGCCCGTTGGACACCTGCTGGCTCTGGGACACAGGCACAGATGGAGAAacatg ATGGATTTCAGAAAGTTCAGGCTGTTTGTCTGCCTGGTCgggctcagcagtgccagcttcTGGGTTTTGCACAGCTGGCCCGAGTTCTGCGTGTTCTGTGAGAACAGCCAGGGTTACATATTCCCCACAGAGACTTTCAGGAGGCTTGAAGGGAACTTCTCTCTGCTCCCGGATGTCGACTGCCACAAGAGCCCTCCTTTCCTTGTCCTGCTCGTGGCGTCCTCCTTCCAGCAGGTGGATGCCAGGATGGCCATCCGGCACACCTGGGGCAAGGAGAGGACAGtggctgggaagagcctggTGACGTTTTTCCTCCTGGGAAGCCCTGTGGATCCCAGCCAGCAGGCTAGCATCGCTGAAGAGAGCCAGAGGTACAGAGACATCATCCAGAAGAACTTTACAGACACCTATTACAACCTGACCCTGAAGACCATGATGGGAATGGAGTGGATTCACCGGTTTTGTTCCCAGTCCGGCTTCGTGATGAAAACCGACACAGACGTGTTTGTCAACGTTTTTTACCTCACTGAGCTGcttctgaggaaaaagaagactGCTGGGTTCTTCACAGGCTTTTTAAAACTGCACGAGTACCCCATAAGGACAAGAGGGAGTAAGTGGTATGTGAGTAGGGAGGAGTATCCAGGAACGACCTACCCACCCTTTTGTTCCGGGACTGGATATGTTTTATCCAGTGACGTAGCCAGTCAGATCTACAACATTTCTGAGAGCGTTCCATTCATTAAACTGGAGGATGTGTTCATAGGGCTGTGCCTTgccaaattaaaaattcagctgGAGGAGCTTCACTCGGAGCAGACGTTTTTCCCGGAGAGGATCAGGTTCTCTGTCCCTCGCTTTAAGAAAATCGTGACGTGCCATGAAATAAAACCATCCGAGCAGCTGAGCTACTGGAATCGCCTGGTGGCAGGAAATCAAGGAGGAGTGCTCTAG